GATATAAGAGACACTAAAAGTTAAATAAATCTAAAACTATTGCCTGCAATTTAATCTGATTTAGAGGCGAGAACACAAAAATATTGCTTAAATTCGTATACGTTTTTAACGAAAAATTTCCCAAATAGAGTTTTCTAATTCATTAATTTTTAATACTTAACATTATGATGAAGAATTTTTTTATACTTGTTTTTTTTAGTTGCATAGTAATTTCCTGTAAATGCAAAAAAGATGATTCGCTTTCAAAATTAGAAGGCAATTGGGAGTTAAATTATATCGCAGAGCCCACAGCTGATTTTGATGCGTTATTTCCAAATAAGAAACCGGCCATTAATTTTAATGTAAAAGAAAATCATGTTTCCGGAAACAATGGTTGTAATTCATTTAATGGAAAATTGAGTTTAACAGATAATAAAATAGATTTTACTCAACCAATGGCTGTTACCAAAATGATGTGTATGGATGGGAAAGGGGAGCAGGTTTTTATGAATACTTTACAACGAGTAACGTCGTATGATATTACCGATGATGGAAAAACCTTAAATTTTATTTCCGGGGATATTGCCACGATGCGATTTACCAAAAAATAAAATCATTGTTACTTAACTCTATTAAATTTATAAGTTATGTCAGCTAAACTATCTATTTTATTAGTGTTATTTTGGTTTTTGAATTTTCCGGCTCTTGGACAGGAAAAGTCTAAAAAAGAACTTAAAGCCGAACAACAACAGCAAAAGCAAAAAGAAATAGAAGCATTAATAGACAGTAAAAATTTCGTTTTTGAAGCACAAAAGGCAACTCCGCTGGGAGGCAGACTTCTTCACTTAGATTACAATACGTATTTTTTGAAGTTTAGTCTGGAAAAAACAACTTGTGATCTTCCTTTTTTTGGACGTGCTTATAATGTGGCTTACGGAGGTGATGGAGGAATTAAATTTGAAGGCGTACCTGAAAATATAAAAGTGGAGAAAAAGAAAAAGAGCTACATTTTAAAAGCTTCGGTTAGAGGTAAAGATGATGTATATGATTTATTATTTACTATTTTTTCTGATGGAGGAGCATCTCTGTCGGTTAATAGTAATAATAGAGCTCCGATTTCATATGATGGTGAAATTGAAGCACCAAAAACAGAAGAAGTTAAAAAATAAGAGTTGTAGTTTTCGTTATTGTATCGCCAATCCTCTCATTTATGCCAAAAAAGACATTTCTAGTTTTACCGAAAAAATACCTTTATGTGTTATTGTTTTTTTTACTGAAATATGTTGCTTTCAGCCAGGATTTAGAACCAAGGGTATATGCAAATGTGCCTAAAAAACTAAATGTTGCTGCATTTGGCTATGTATTTATGGATGGAAATGTTCTTACAGATCCGTCATTACCTATTTCCGATTTTACGCTGCAAAGTCATAATCTGGCAGCAAGTTATGTGCGAACTTTTGGGTTAGCCAACAAATTGGCGCGTGTGCAAGTTTCTCTTCCTTTTACCTTTATGGATGGTTCTGCAATGGTAAATGGTGCAATGGTTACAGGTTCAAGAACTGGTTTTGCAGATATGAAAGTCCGTTTTGGAATCAACTTACTGGGATCGCCTGCGCTTGATAAAACGAATTTCAGGAGTTTTGAGCAAAAAACAATTTTAGGGGTTAGTCTCGTAACTTCAGTTCCCACCGGAAGATATTATGGAGACAAACGGGTTAATATTGGTACAAATCGCTGGGGAATAAAACCCGAGATTGGTATTTCAAAAAAGTTTTCTCATGTTTATGCAGAAGTGTATGGAGGTGTATGGTTCTACACCGATAATAATGATTTTTTAGGAAAAAAGATGGAACAAAAACCGACTTATAGCTTACAGGCACATGCGAGTTATTATTTTAAGAATAACATGTGGGTTGGTTTTAATACCAATTGGTTTTTTGGTGGTAAAACAATTGTAGATGGTGTATCTGAAGCTAGTGAGATTGATAATTGGCGGGTAGGAGGAACTTTTTCGACACCGGTTGGTAAAGGCCAATCAATAAAATTGCAATATCATGTTGGGGCTTACACAAACAATGGTTTGAATTACTATGCTTTGTCTGCAGTATATCAATACTCGTTTTTTTAAAGTCAGTAAGTGTAGTTTAAAATGCTTAAAATCAGTATATTTGAGAATGTGTAATTATCTAAAAACAAATCTAAAAATCAAAACTATGAAAAAATTAAGTCTTATTCTTATTATGGCTTTTGCCTCATTTTCAGTTAATGCTCAGTCTGCTTTTAAAGAGGACGTGGATGTTTTGCAAAGTGTTTACGGAAAATCAAAAAGTGAGTTGGTAACGCAGTACATGAATCTGTCTGATGCACAAGCAACAGCTTTTACAAAGGTTTATGATAATTACGAAACCGAGCGCAAAGCATTAGGACGAACTAAGTTTCAGCTGCTTAATGACTATGCTGCAAATTATGCAACCTTAACAGATGCAAAAGCAGATGAATTAGCCAAAGCAACTTTAAAAAACCATATTGCTTATGAAAAGTTATATGAAAAAACATATAATCAGGCAAAAAAGGCAATTGGATCAATAAATGCGGCAAAATTTATCCAGCTTGAAGTTTATCTTCAAACGATTATAAAAGGAGAGATTTTAGAGGCGATTCCATTTATTGGAGAATTAGACAAGACAAAAGTTCAATAAACTGTTCCTTAATAGAATAAAAAACGGCAGTGATCTATTAAGATGACTGCCGTTTTTTTATTTAAGAAATATCAGATTGAGTTTCTGATTCTTTAGAATTGATTTGTTTGATGTAAATGTCCTGCTGAGGAAATGGAATTTCGATATGGTTATCCCTAAAAGTTTTATCAATCGAAATTATTAAATCACTTTTTACATCATTTGCCATACTGATATGATTTACCCAAAATTTAATTATAATATCAATTGAACTGGAGTTAAATTCTTTAAACCAAATAATGGGCGGCGGATTCTGTAAAACTAAAGAATGATTTTTAAGGGTTTCCTCTAGTAAGGCTTTTACTTCTTGGAGATTAGAGCCATATGCCACACCAATAGCAATATCGGTTCGTTTTTTATTATTTGACAGAGTCCAGTTTGTTAAGTGCTGGCTTAACAAATCGCCATTTGGTATAATAACATCAGCTCCGTCAAAAGTGGCTACTACACTGCTTCGGATTCCAATCGATTTCATTTTCACGGTTTGACCTCCAATATCTATAGTGTCATCAATATTAACAGGTTTTTCAAAAGCAATTATAAGACCACTTACTAAATTGTTTACCAATGTTTGAAGACCAAATCCGATTCCGACTCCTAAGGCACTAATAATGATTGTCAGGCGGTCAACAGGAATGCCCGAAGATATAAAGGCAAGACTAATTCCGATGCTAAAAATGGCAATCTGAATTAATATTAACCAGCTTCCTAATTTGTTTTTTTTGTTTGTGTCAGAAGTTCGGATTGAACTGTTTGTGAAAAAGGCAACAATTTTGGCTATAATTACAGAAATGAAAATGATAAAAAAGAAAACCACTATACTATCGTAAGAGTAATTAATATCACCTATGGTTCTGCGTTCATAGAAAAAATCAATTACTGGGTCGAGCAGAGTATGAAAAAAATAAGAATTTTTTCCTACCGTTATGATCCAGCATATGATAAATAATGCATTATGAGTTTTTTTAAAACTGATTTGTTCAAGTTCATTTATAGCTAGCTGATTTTCTTCATTTCTTTCTCGTATAAAATTCGAATAATTTATAATATCAGTCAGTAAGCGGTATGCGTTTGAAAACAGATAATACATTAATACCGTTATTATCCCGTTTACCATCAACAATTTTCCTAAGTTATAATTTTGGCCAATTAAGATAAATAGAACAGAAGCGATTTCAAATACTATTAATGTATATAAGCTGTATTTAAAAAGAGGATTTAGAAATTTTTTATTCTTTTTTAAATTATAAAAACTAAATCCGGCCGATACAATGGCTAAAATTAGAATTAGAAAAACCTCCTTGACCGAATGTATCAAAATATTATTGTCGTATAAAGTAAACAGGATTAGCAAAACAAAGGTTCTCCATATAAATTTATCCTTGACATTGAAATATTCTTTATTGACTACATTGAGGGCAATAATTGAAATAAGCCAAATCAAGGCCGTAAATGCAAAAGGAGGATAAACAAAGAAAAAATTAAATATTGTAAAAGAAATTAATATGGCACAGGCTATTGGGTGTTTAAAAATGCGTTTAGAAAACTCGATCTGATTGTAGAGCCCCTCGTGTTTGTATTTGTTTTTGAGAAACAAAAGATAAATAATCAATGCGATTGCAAGCAATAACATTAGGATGAGAGTGTTGAAATGGTTTGATATAAAGAAGGCTAAAATGACAAATTCTTTAAAAAAGGAATAAAAAAAGGAATCATAAAAAGACATTTTATTAGAGCTGGCCTTAAAAACCTGACCGTCGGAATGAAGCAGATTCTCAAATTCATTTTTTCTAATGTTGTCAGTTTCTAGTATATCATTTTGTAAATTATATTTAAATTTACTGGCAAGTATCTGCAGTTTACTAATGCTGTCTATTGCGTTTTTGAATCTTACATTTAGCTTTTTGACCTGAGAATTCATTTCAGAATAACGTTCATAATACAACGATTTTCTTAAAGAATCCTTTGGAAGTATAAAAAGAGCTTTTTTTATGGTTAATGAATCAATTTTACTTTGAATTTGACTGAGCTCTAAATTGTTTTTCTGAATTTTTTCAAGTTGAAGATCTACTCTTGTTTGCAATTCTTTTAGCATAACAGAAGTAACCGTGATATTTCTCAGAGTTTGAAAATCATTTTTATTTTTGATTATACCATCAATTGCCGTTTTTTTTAGTTTAATGACATAGTCTAATTCTGAAGTAAAACCTTTATAATCAATTCCGGTTTTTAGTATAAGATCAGCACTTTGGATATTTTTTGCAATTGCATCAAATAATAAAGCGCGCTCCCTATGTGTTTGATTTTCTTTAAAAAGATCCTTGCTTTTGTTCTCATCCAATTTTAGTAAATTTTCTATTTTATCTTTTTTTAAGCTAATAGAATCTTTAGTCAAATCTGATTGTGAACGGATAGTGAAATTATGTAGAAGACATATGAAGATAAAGACTTTTAAGGTCAATTTTTGTGTAGTATTCTTTAGATTTAAAAAAACATAACGCGTTTTATTATAAAATGTCATAATGTTTTGGTTTTTAGAGTCATATCAAAAATACTACAAAAAAAACAACCTGAAAAAAAGTTCTTCAGGTTGTTTTTTTACTTATTTGTTTTTAACTTCATAAATAGCATTCACCATTCCGTCTCGGGTTTTATCCAGAGGAAGTTCCCAGAACATAATTCCGCCTAATTTTTTGGCTTTTGCATATTCAGCTTTTGCTTTTATTGAGGTTAAATCGTCTCCTGTTGCAAATGTTTTTTCTTTTTCATTGTACCAGTAAGGCGCTTTAGCTTTATCATCCCAAAAATATTTCCATCCGTTAGCTTCAGTATAATAAGTGGAGAAGTTTTTAAAATCAACACCTTGAATATGTTCTCCAGATTGATAAAGACCATTGTTTACATTAGCAACATTTTTCCATGTTCTGGTATAAAATGCTCCTCCGATAACTAATTTGTCTGCTGGAACTCCAAGTTTTAGCAAGTAAGTAACAGCTCTGTCTGTAGATTCTTCTTTTGGATTTGTGCTGTATAATGGAGTATGATGTCCAGTTACTTTAGAATAACCGTTTACTAAATCGTAACTCATAATATTGATGCGGTTTACATAAGGAGCAACAGCTTTCCAGTCTATAGATTCATCCAGACATTTTTGAAAACCTCCAGCTGCAAAACTTAGTTCGTATTTTTTTCCTAATGTTGAACGCAAAATTTTAAGGAGTTCTGTAAAGTTTTGTTTGTCTGCTGCCTGATATAAGTGGCCTGGCAATCCTTCGATAGAAGGATATTCCCAATCCAGATCTAAACCATCAACCTTAAAATAATCACTTACTTCTTTTACAGATTTTGCAAAAGTCAATCTTCCTTCAGCTGTAGAGAATGCTGCTGAACAAGGTTCGCAACCACCCCAGCCACCAAGTGATAAAACAATTTTTAATTGTGGGTTTTTAGCTTTTAAAGAAACCAGATGTTTAATCGTGATTGAATCTTTAGCAGAATCAACATTTAGTTTTCCATTTTTTAAATGACAAAAACTAAAGATGATTTGATTTAGTTTATTGACTTCGTATTCGTTAATTAACTTATCATCACCTGTGTAATAAGCGATGATATCCATTTTTTTATTTTTCTGAGCAAATGTATTTGTAGTACAGAAGCACAATAAAAATAAGGCAATCAGACTGATTTGTTTCATAGTTTTAGTTGTTTTTAGTTTTTTGAAGGTTAAATATAAAGTAATGCAATCGATACATAACTATTTTGTCCTGCTTAAAATGTAAATTTTAACGAAAATTTTGCAAATACCTGCAAAAATATTGCGTAATACCTTTTCTATATTCCCAAAAACAGAGCAAAAAAATAAACCCGCACAGTTTCGGACTTGTGCGGGTTTATAACAAATTAAAAGCTAAAAACTATTTTTACATTAGAAGCAGTATGTATCTTCTGCTACTAATTTTGCTGCGATTTTTTCTCTCAATGCCACTACGTTTGGCAAGTTTGTGTATTTTGTAAAACGTTTTAATCCCATTAACATCATACGTTGTTCGTCACCTTCAGCGAAAGAAGCAATTCCTTCTTTTCCTCTTAAGTTTACAATATCTACTGCTTTGTATAAGTATAATTTTGCCATAGCAATTTGCTCCTGAACTTTATCTTCACCTTGAGTTTTAGCTAATTTCTCAGTTCTAAGAATCGTACTTTCAGCCATGTAAATTTCGATTAAGATATCAGATGCAGCCATTAATAATTGTTGGTGAGCATCTAATTCAGGACCGTATTTTTGAACAGCACTTCCTGCAACCATTAAGAAAACTTTTTTCAAGTTAGCAATGATTCCTTTTTCTTCTGCAAATAATTCAGAGAAATCCGGAGTATCAAAAGATGGAATTCCCATTAATTCTTCCTGAACTTTCATTGCTGGTCCAAGTAAATCAACGTGTCCTTTCATTGCTTTTTTGATCAACATACCTACAGAAAGCATTCTGTTGATTTCGTTTGTTCCTTCGTAGATACGAGCGATACGAGCATCTCTCCAGGCACTTTCCATTGGAGTGTCTTCAGAGAATCCCATTCCACCAAAAATCTGAATACCTTCGTCAGAACAAGATTGAACATCTTCAGAAACAGCTACTTTCAAGATAGAACACTCGATAGCATATTCTTCAACACCTTTCAATTCTGCTTCTTGGTGGCTAGTTCCTTCAGCTTCACGAGCTGCGATTCTGTCTTCAATGTCTTTTGCAGCACGGTAAGAAGCACTTTCTCCAGCGTAAGCGTTAGTTGCCATTTCAGCTAATTTAGAACGGATAGCCCCAAAAGATGAAATAGAAGTATTGAACTGGATTCTTTCGTTAGCATATTTTACAGCTCCAGAAGTAACTCTTCTTTGAGCATCTAAACAAGCTGCAGCCAATTTAATACGACCAACGTTCAAAGCATTCATTGCGATTTTGAAACCGTTTCCTCTTTCAGACAACATGTTTTCAACCGGTACTTTTGTATCGTTGAAGAAAACCTGACGAGTAGAAGAAGCACGGATTCCTAATTTATGCTCTTCTTCATTCATAGAAATTCCGTTTGAAGGATCGTTTTCTACGATGAAACCTGTAATGTTCTTATCATCTCCAATACGAGCAAAAACGATGAAAACGCTACAGAAACCTGCATTCGAAATCCACATTTTTTGTCCTGTAATAGAGTAGTATTTTCCATCTTCAGATAAAACTGCTTTAGTTTTTCCTGAGTTTGCATCAGATCCTGCGCCTGGTTCAGTTAAGCAATAAGCTCCAAACCATTCTCCAGAAGCCAATTTCGGAACGTATTTTTTCTTTTGTTCTTCAGTACCGTAAAGTGTAATTGGCATAGTTCCAATTCCTGTGTGTGCACCAAAAGCAGTTGAGAAAGATCCAGTTGCTCCAGAAATGTAGTCACAAACTAACATTGTAGATACGAATCCCATTCCTAATCCGCCGTATTCTTCTGGAACTGCAACTCCAAGAAGTCCTAGTTCACCAGCTTTACGCATAGATGATTCTGTGTAAGCATAATCTTTCTTTTCGAAACGATCTTTATGCGCCCATAATTCTTTGTCAACGAACTCTTTTACAGAGTCACGCATCATTAACTGCTCTTCAGAGAAATCTTCTGGTGTAAAGATATCTTCGCATTTTGTTTCTTTAACTAAAAACTGACCACCACGAGTCACGTTTTTTTCGATTGTATCTGCCATTTTGTTTTTGTTTTTTTATGAAAGAAAATAGAATATAGAGTATAGAAAATAGACTTTTACTTTAGTCCGTTTTGAAAACCCATTGTCATTCTTTGGAATTCTTCTATTTTAATTTCTAATTGGTTAAATTGTATCTCGTTTATATATTTTCTATGTTTAGCAATCAATAATTGTGTAATTAGTTCAAATGAAGAACCAAGAGAAATGTCTAAAAAGTGACTGAAAGACTTATCAGTTCTTGAAGATCCTTCGGCAATATTACTAGGCATCGAAACCGAACATCTGCTTATTTGAGAAATCAAATCGTATCGTTCGTGTTTTGGAAATTCTATTAATATATCTGAAATTTCATTAGCAATTGCAATTCCGATCTTCCAAATCTTTAAGTTCTTATAATTATGTCTCATGTTTTTTTGAGTCAATTTAAGAAATTATAATAAAAAAGTAAGATTAATACTATTTTTATTTGCCTTTTAAAACATTTTATTATTCCAAAAAGTATATATCCTTATTCTCAAAGAAAAACATCTATTCTCTTTATTCTATATTCTATTCTCTATTTTAAAGAACCTCGTAAATCCCCGCAGAACCTTGTCCAGTTCCCACACACATACTCACGATTCCGTATTTGTTACCTCTGCGTTTCATTTCGTCGAATAACTGAACAGAAAGTTTAGCTCCTGTACAACCCAGAGGGTGTCCTAAAGAGATAGCTCCACCGTTTACGTTTACGATTTCTGGATTAATGTTTAACTCACGAGTAACTGCTAAAGCTTGTGAAGCAAAAGCCTCGTTTAATTCAATTAACTCGATATCGTTTAATGTTAATCCCGCTTGTTTTAAAGCTTTCGGAATTGCTTTTACAGGACCGATACCCATAATTCTTGGCTCAACACCAGAAGAAGCAAAGTTTACAAGTCTTGCAATTGGCTCAAGGTTTAATTCTTTTACCATTTCTTCACTCATGATTAAAACAAAAGCAGCACCGTCACTCATTTGAGAAGAGTTACCTGCAGTTACACTTCCGTCAGCAGCAAAAACTGGTCTTAAACCTGCTAAAGCTTCTTTAGTAGTTCCTGCTCTTGGTCCTTCGTCTTTATTTACAACGTATGATTTTGTTTCTTTTTTACCGTTTTCATTAATGAAAGTCTGCTCAACAGTAATCGGAACGATTTGTTTGTCAAATTTTCCTTCTGCCTGTGCTTTCAAGGCTTTCATGTGAGAGTTGTAAGCAAACTCATCCTGATCTTCTCTAGAGATTTTATATTGGTTAGCAACCGCTTCAGCAGTTAAACCCATTCCCCAATAATAATCTTCGTGACCTGCAGCAGCAACTTTATAATCCGGAGTTGGTTTGTAACCTCCCATCGGAATAAAACTCATACTTTCTGCACCACCCGCAATGATACAATCTGCCATTCCTGATTGGATTTTAGCAGTTGCCATCCCGATAGTTTCTAATCCAGATGCACAATAACGGTTTACTGTAACTCCAGGAACGTCTTCTACTTTTAATCCCATTAATGAGATCAAACGTCCAACGTTAAGTCCTTGTTCCGCTTCCGGCATGGCATTTCCTACCATAACGTCATCGATACGTTTTTT
The sequence above is drawn from the Flavobacterium sp. N2038 genome and encodes:
- a CDS encoding four helix bundle protein translates to MRHNYKNLKIWKIGIAIANEISDILIEFPKHERYDLISQISRCSVSMPSNIAEGSSRTDKSFSHFLDISLGSSFELITQLLIAKHRKYINEIQFNQLEIKIEEFQRMTMGFQNGLK
- a CDS encoding META domain-containing protein — encoded protein: MMKNFFILVFFSCIVISCKCKKDDSLSKLEGNWELNYIAEPTADFDALFPNKKPAINFNVKENHVSGNNGCNSFNGKLSLTDNKIDFTQPMAVTKMMCMDGKGEQVFMNTLQRVTSYDITDDGKTLNFISGDIATMRFTKK
- a CDS encoding DUF4251 domain-containing protein: MSAKLSILLVLFWFLNFPALGQEKSKKELKAEQQQQKQKEIEALIDSKNFVFEAQKATPLGGRLLHLDYNTYFLKFSLEKTTCDLPFFGRAYNVAYGGDGGIKFEGVPENIKVEKKKKSYILKASVRGKDDVYDLLFTIFSDGGASLSVNSNNRAPISYDGEIEAPKTEEVKK
- a CDS encoding acyl-CoA dehydrogenase family protein translates to MADTIEKNVTRGGQFLVKETKCEDIFTPEDFSEEQLMMRDSVKEFVDKELWAHKDRFEKKDYAYTESSMRKAGELGLLGVAVPEEYGGLGMGFVSTMLVCDYISGATGSFSTAFGAHTGIGTMPITLYGTEEQKKKYVPKLASGEWFGAYCLTEPGAGSDANSGKTKAVLSEDGKYYSITGQKMWISNAGFCSVFIVFARIGDDKNITGFIVENDPSNGISMNEEEHKLGIRASSTRQVFFNDTKVPVENMLSERGNGFKIAMNALNVGRIKLAAACLDAQRRVTSGAVKYANERIQFNTSISSFGAIRSKLAEMATNAYAGESASYRAAKDIEDRIAAREAEGTSHQEAELKGVEEYAIECSILKVAVSEDVQSCSDEGIQIFGGMGFSEDTPMESAWRDARIARIYEGTNEINRMLSVGMLIKKAMKGHVDLLGPAMKVQEELMGIPSFDTPDFSELFAEEKGIIANLKKVFLMVAGSAVQKYGPELDAHQQLLMAASDILIEIYMAESTILRTEKLAKTQGEDKVQEQIAMAKLYLYKAVDIVNLRGKEGIASFAEGDEQRMMLMGLKRFTKYTNLPNVVALREKIAAKLVAEDTYCF
- a CDS encoding glycoside hydrolase family 18 protein, producing MKQISLIALFLLCFCTTNTFAQKNKKMDIIAYYTGDDKLINEYEVNKLNQIIFSFCHLKNGKLNVDSAKDSITIKHLVSLKAKNPQLKIVLSLGGWGGCEPCSAAFSTAEGRLTFAKSVKEVSDYFKVDGLDLDWEYPSIEGLPGHLYQAADKQNFTELLKILRSTLGKKYELSFAAGGFQKCLDESIDWKAVAPYVNRINIMSYDLVNGYSKVTGHHTPLYSTNPKEESTDRAVTYLLKLGVPADKLVIGGAFYTRTWKNVANVNNGLYQSGEHIQGVDFKNFSTYYTEANGWKYFWDDKAKAPYWYNEKEKTFATGDDLTSIKAKAEYAKAKKLGGIMFWELPLDKTRDGMVNAIYEVKNK
- a CDS encoding thiolase family protein, which codes for MKTAYIVKAYRTAVGKAPKGVFRFKRPDELAAETIQFMMDELPNFDKKRIDDVMVGNAMPEAEQGLNVGRLISLMGLKVEDVPGVTVNRYCASGLETIGMATAKIQSGMADCIIAGGAESMSFIPMGGYKPTPDYKVAAAGHEDYYWGMGLTAEAVANQYKISREDQDEFAYNSHMKALKAQAEGKFDKQIVPITVEQTFINENGKKETKSYVVNKDEGPRAGTTKEALAGLRPVFAADGSVTAGNSSQMSDGAAFVLIMSEEMVKELNLEPIARLVNFASSGVEPRIMGIGPVKAIPKALKQAGLTLNDIELIELNEAFASQALAVTRELNINPEIVNVNGGAISLGHPLGCTGAKLSVQLFDEMKRRGNKYGIVSMCVGTGQGSAGIYEVL
- a CDS encoding transporter yields the protein MPKKTFLVLPKKYLYVLLFFLLKYVAFSQDLEPRVYANVPKKLNVAAFGYVFMDGNVLTDPSLPISDFTLQSHNLAASYVRTFGLANKLARVQVSLPFTFMDGSAMVNGAMVTGSRTGFADMKVRFGINLLGSPALDKTNFRSFEQKTILGVSLVTSVPTGRYYGDKRVNIGTNRWGIKPEIGISKKFSHVYAEVYGGVWFYTDNNDFLGKKMEQKPTYSLQAHASYYFKNNMWVGFNTNWFFGGKTIVDGVSEASEIDNWRVGGTFSTPVGKGQSIKLQYHVGAYTNNGLNYYALSAVYQYSFF
- a CDS encoding mechanosensitive ion channel family protein, producing the protein MDENKSKDLFKENQTHRERALLFDAIAKNIQSADLILKTGIDYKGFTSELDYVIKLKKTAIDGIIKNKNDFQTLRNITVTSVMLKELQTRVDLQLEKIQKNNLELSQIQSKIDSLTIKKALFILPKDSLRKSLYYERYSEMNSQVKKLNVRFKNAIDSISKLQILASKFKYNLQNDILETDNIRKNEFENLLHSDGQVFKASSNKMSFYDSFFYSFFKEFVILAFFISNHFNTLILMLLLAIALIIYLLFLKNKYKHEGLYNQIEFSKRIFKHPIACAILISFTIFNFFFVYPPFAFTALIWLISIIALNVVNKEYFNVKDKFIWRTFVLLILFTLYDNNILIHSVKEVFLILILAIVSAGFSFYNLKKNKKFLNPLFKYSLYTLIVFEIASVLFILIGQNYNLGKLLMVNGIITVLMYYLFSNAYRLLTDIINYSNFIRERNEENQLAINELEQISFKKTHNALFIICWIITVGKNSYFFHTLLDPVIDFFYERRTIGDINYSYDSIVVFFFIIFISVIIAKIVAFFTNSSIRTSDTNKKNKLGSWLILIQIAIFSIGISLAFISSGIPVDRLTIIISALGVGIGFGLQTLVNNLVSGLIIAFEKPVNIDDTIDIGGQTVKMKSIGIRSSVVATFDGADVIIPNGDLLSQHLTNWTLSNNKKRTDIAIGVAYGSNLQEVKALLEETLKNHSLVLQNPPPIIWFKEFNSSSIDIIIKFWVNHISMANDVKSDLIISIDKTFRDNHIEIPFPQQDIYIKQINSKESETQSDIS